From a region of the Solanum stenotomum isolate F172 chromosome 2, ASM1918654v1, whole genome shotgun sequence genome:
- the LOC125855607 gene encoding protein PELOTA 1: MKIVRRDFVPDGPGSVKIIAEEADDLWVAYNLIAEGDTVLAVTVRKVLREAASGGRDAERVKLKLEIKVENVEYDKEGSALRIRGKNILENEHVKIGAFHTLEIEQHRPFVLRKVVWDSLAREVLRQASDPSASADLAVVLMQEGLAHILLIGKSVTITRSRIETSIPRKHGPAIAGYDKALNKFFDNVLQAFVKHVDFKVVRCAVIASPGFTKDQFHRHLLLEAERKQLRPIIENKSRILLVHTTSGYKHSLKEVMDAPNVMSMIKDTKAAKEVQALKDFFNMLSNDPDRACYGPKHVEVAHERMAIQTLLITDELFRSSDVETRKKYANLVDSVKDSGGTALIFSSMHVSGEQLTQLTGIAAILRFPLPELEDIEM, translated from the exons ATGAAGATTGTTCGTAGAGACTTTGTTCCTGATGGCCCTGGTAGCGTAAAg ATAATTGCAGAAGAAGCTGATGATCTATGGGTTGCTTATAATCTGATAGCTGAAGGTGATACTGTATTAGCTGTTACTGTTAG GAAGGTCCTAAGGGAAGCTGCTTCTGGAGGAAGAGATGCTGAACGAGTGAAACTGAAATTGGAAATTAAAGTTGAG AATGTGGAGTATGACAAAGAAGGTTCTGCCTTGCGTATTCGTGGGAAGAATATTCTGGAGAATGAACATGTAAAG ATAGGGGCCTTTCACACTCTGGAAATTGAGCAACACAGACCTTTTGTGCTAAGAAAG GTGGTCTGGGACTCACTGGCACGGGAGGTTCTTCGTCAAGCTTCTG ATCCATCTGCAAGTGCTGATCTGGCTGTGGTTCTGATGCAAGAAGGATTGGCACACATTCTTCTTATTGGTAAAAG CGTGACTATTACCCGTTCTCGTATAGAGACTTCTATACCGCGCAAGCATGGACCAGCTATTGCAGGTTATGATAAG GCGTTAAATAAATTCTTTGACAATGTTCTACAG GCCTTTGTCAAGCATGTTGATTTCAAAGTAGTTCGCTGTGCTGTGATTGCAAGTCCAGGATTCACCAAG GATCAGTTTCATCGTCACCTGTTGTTGGAAGCCGAGAGGAAGCAACTAAGACCTATAATAGAAAATAAGTCACGCATACTTCTTGTCCATACAACCTCGGGATACAA ACATAGTTTGAAAGAGGTTATGGATGCCCCAAATGTAATGAGTATGATAAAAGATACAAAAGCTGCCAAAGAG GTTCAAGCCCTAAAGGATTTTTTCAACATGCTTTCAAAT GATCCTGATCGTGCATGCTATGGACCAAAGCATGTTGAAGTTGCCCATGAGCGAATGGCTATTCAGACACTTCTCATTACCGACGAGCTCTTTAG GAGTTCTGATGTAGAAACGAGGAAAAAGTATGCTAATCTGGTCGATTCAGTCAAGGATTCAGGTGGTACTGCTCTCATTTTCTCGTCAATGCATGTTTCTGGAGAAC AACTGACACAGCTAACCGGCATTGCTGCAATCCTTCGTTTTCCTTTGCCGGAGCTGGAAGACATTGAGATGTGA